Within the Pseudomonas oryzae genome, the region GTTGCGCACGGTGGCGATCAGGTGGCGCGGCTTGATCGGCTTGGTCAGGAAGTCGTCGCCGCCCTCGCCCATGGCGCTGAGCTGCTTGTCGAGGTCGTCCTCGGCCGACAGGTAGATGATCGGCACGCTGACGTAGCGCTCGTGGTGGCGGATCACCCGGGCCAGCTCGGTGCCGAGGCACTCGGGCATGTACATGTCGAGGATGATCAGGTCGGGCTGGAACTCGCCGAGCTCGGCCATGGCGCGGATCGGGTCGGTGAGGCTGCGGGTGATGATGCCGGCGCTGTTGAGCATGCGCTCGGTGAAGGTGGCCTGGGCGCGCGAGTCGTCGACGATCAGCACCCGGTAGGGCTCCTGCTGGCTGACCCGGGTCAGCTCCTCGAGGCGCTCGAGCAGCGCCGAGGCATCCAGACTGCCGCTGAAGAAGTCTTGGCCGCCGGCGCGCACCGCGGCCAGGCGGGTGCGGGTGTCGGCCTCGTGTTCGCTGAAGAACAGCACCGGCAGTCGCTGCTCCAGGCCCTGCTGGATTTCCTCGGCCAGCTGCAGGCCGACGCCGCTGCCGGCGAAGTCGACCTCGACGATCAGCGCGGCGGGGGGGCGCCGGGCCAGCGCCAGGCGCAGCGCGGCGGCGTCGTCCAGCGCCAGGGCGGTGAAGCCGAAGAACTCCAGCTGGCGGACGAGGCGCAGGCTGCGCTCGCGGTCGCGCAGGGCCAGGTAGATCGGCTTGCGCAGCTGGCTGAGGATGGCGGCGTCGAGGCTGTCGCCGCGGCGCAGGCCGGTGCGTGCCAGGCGCTGCATCAGACCGTCGAGCTGGGCGATCAGCGTGCTGTTCAGGCGGCCGCGATTGGCGGCCACCGCCTGCAGGCTGCAGCTGATGGCGTTGGCCAGCTGCACGTGATCGGCCTGGTGCAGGCGTTCGGCGGTGACGCCCAGGCGCTGGGCGGCCTCCGTCAGCTCGGCCATGTAGGGGGCGTTCCACTCGCCGTGCTGCAGGCGCTGCCACAGGTCGAGGACCTGGCGGGCCTGCTGGATCAGTCGC harbors:
- a CDS encoding GGDEF domain-containing response regulator, translating into MTGSQAVQGASLEQHFIRRLIQQARQVLDLWQRLQHGEWNAPYMAELTEAAQRLGVTAERLHQADHVQLANAISCSLQAVAANRGRLNSTLIAQLDGLMQRLARTGLRRGDSLDAAILSQLRKPIYLALRDRERSLRLVRQLEFFGFTALALDDAAALRLALARRPPAALIVEVDFAGSGVGLQLAEEIQQGLEQRLPVLFFSEHEADTRTRLAAVRAGGQDFFSGSLDASALLERLEELTRVSQQEPYRVLIVDDSRAQATFTERMLNSAGIITRSLTDPIRAMAELGEFQPDLIILDMYMPECLGTELARVIRHHERYVSVPIIYLSAEDDLDKQLSAMGEGGDDFLTKPIKPRHLIATVRNRAARARNLKARMVRDSLTGLYNHTHILQLLEDARLRAQRDQQPLAFAMLDIDHFKQVNDRYGHPMGDRVIKSLALFLKQRLRKSDHIGRYGGEEFAVVLPDTDAATAARVLDEIRRRFAEMSFPAQPQDLHCTFSAGVAQLHDGQEAKALASDADQLLYRAKRSGRNRVSQHDADWPLHQADAPELERLG